From the Streptococcus hyointestinalis genome, the window GCACCAAAATATATCAACTCCCGAACACGACTGGAACTCACATGAGAAAGCTCTGGCTTTGCCAATAAAAAAACACTCTCAATGCTATCATCTAGATGATGATTAAAAAAAGCGAGCTCAGCCTCATAATCCAAGTCCTTGCTGCTGCGTAAACCACGCACCAGATGTGTCACACCTAACCTTCTTGCCACATCAACAGCTAGCTCATCCTGAGCCATAATCACCTCGACATTTAGCAAAGGCGCTAGCGCTTCTCTGAGCATATGCGCACGCTCCTCCATGGTAAAAAGGTTGGTCTTTGCTAGATTAGCAAAAAGCCCAACATAGAGCTTGTCAAACAGCTTACTGCTGCGTGTCAGCAGATCGATGTGTCCCAGAGTTACTGGGTCAAAAGACCCTGTAAAGAGACCTATTTTTTCAGTCATTTATCATCTCCACTAAAGTAAAACCATAACACCATGACAATGATGAAAAGACCAGTCAACTGACTAGACTTTAAACCATTGGCTATAAAGTCCAACAAAAAAGGTAAGCTTAAAAGCACAGCCATCAATAGATAAATCGGGTCTTTGCTACGAGACAGAGCACCTGTTCCCTCTTGATTTTTCAAATGAAAATGTTTTAGATATTGCTCCAAGCGATTAAGCCGATACAAAAGGTAAATCAGCACTATCACCATCACAATCACTATAAAAACAAGCACCCTCATATCCATAACAATCTCCTAGCTCACATAGACACTGACTTTACTGATACCGTAGGTCTTTTGCTTCCATAGCTCAACCGAAGCAATCGTCTCTGGAAGCTCAACCGCCTTATCCGTCTCACAGACAATCAAGGCACCCTCAGCAAGAAGTCCTCTCTCCTCTAAGTGTTCAATGGTCTTTACAATTTCTTCCTTAGCATAGGGTGGGTCAAGTAAGACCAAGTCAAACGCTCCATCCAACAGGTCTAAGGCTTTATTTGCCTCCATTTTCAGAAGCTGAAATTGACTGGCTGCCTTGGTCATTTTGATGTTTTCTTCTATAATAGCTTGCGCTTTGCGATTCCGCTCTACAAGCACAGCTGCTTCCATGCCTCGAGAAATCGCCTCGATGGCGAGACTGCCACTGCCTGCGTACAAATCCAAAACACGACCACCCTCAAAGTAAGGACCAATCATATTAAAAATAGCGCCCTTGACCTTATCCGTCGTTGGGCGTGTCGTCTGACCCGCCAAGGTCTTTAGCGGACGACCACCAAATGTTCCTGCTACTACTCTCATGCTATCTATTATAACACAATGTTAGAGCGTTTCCTATCTCAAGTGAGATTTATCCTGTGGGAGCTGTTCACTGATAAAGTCATCTATAGCTTGATTCATCACATCAAGAGCCTCTTTTTCAATAGGGTAATGTCCTCCATTTGGCAGGATAACCGTTTTTACCTTTACTTTTGGGATTTTGTCAAGTATGGGCTGGCTGAGTTCAAGCGGTGTCCATCTGTCACGCTCGGGCTGAGTTAATAGTATCGGACAAACAGAGAAATCTTCTGGCTCTATAGCTGGTGTGTAGTTCATATAAGTATCTAAAAAGTTGATACTGGCGCTGTTGCCTGCCGATGTTTTATCACTTAACATCAACTCCAGTGCACCACTATCATTTACCAGCGCTGACATCTTAGAAGCATAACGCATAGGCATAGTAAGTTTTCCAAAACCGATTTTACGTAAAAGAGTGTTCATCGGAACACCAAAGCGACCCATCGTAGCGTTATAGGCTGTGTCTTGTTTTACTTGTGCTATTCTTTGGTCTAAGAAAGTCATGCCAATAATACCACTAACTTTCTTACTTTTAGCAGCGACATGATAGGTCTCCATACCACCTGCACTTAACCCATAGAGAAAAATGGGACGACTATCACGCGCCAGCTCATAATCAATATAGTCACAAGCCAAATCAACCCAGTCATCATAAGTCACCGCTTTGCGATTTTTAACCTTAGTTACACCATAAGTCGGCATATCAATCATTATCGTCTCATAGCCTCTCTTAGACTGAGGACCGCCCGTCACTAAGCTAATTTGTCTACCATTGGTGCCCACACCATGAAAACAAATCAGCTTGGCTTCTGCCCTTTCATCTCGAAAGGTATCCAAATGCACTTCGTGTCCTCGCCAAGACCACCACTCTTCTTTGGGATGATAGTCTTTTGTAAAACGATACTCTTTTGGAAGATAGGTCATCAGTTGTTGCCAGTTTTCTTGTGTTTGATAAGTCATAAAAGTACCTCTTTTGATTTTAAAAGTTTAAACTTTTAAACGTGATATGTAAATATAAAAGCCTATTTGGCTTTTACATCATTTTCTAGGGACTCAAGCAAGTTTCTCAAATGCTCAATAGTATCACCAAGCTGCAATTCATAATAGCGTTCTTTACCATGCTTGGTTGCAAAAACGAGACCAGCTTGGCTTAAAAGCTTGAGGTGATGAGAAACCGCCGGACGAGAGAGCGAAATTTGCTCTGTAATCTTATTAACAGAAGTCGCTCCTTGCTCAAACAAAAGCATCAAAATCTCCTGCCGTTTTTCATCCTTTAGCATGTCAAAAACAGGAATTGCCTGCTTGAGTAATTGCATTGTTTTTTGACTCATAGCTCACCTTATGTTTAAAAGTTTAAACTTATTTTACTATAAGATGATTGACACGTCAAGCCTAAATGTCAATAATCCGTAATCTTCGCTCGGTCGTGGATACGGCTTTGATTGCCCTGACGGCTCTTTAGGACATCTGCGACATCTTCTGGTGTGACGCCTGTCTCAACTAGCATGACCGCCAAATGATAGAGCAGGTCAGCTGTTTCATTAGCAATCTCATCCTTGTCGGCATTTTTAGCAGCGATGATGACCTCGCTACTTTCTTCGCCCACTTTCTTTAAAATCTTGTCCAAGCCCTTGTCAAACAAATAGTTGGTGTAAGAGCCTTCCTTGGGATTGTTTTTGCGATTTTCAGCTTCTTGATAAAGATTTTCTAGCATCATCTCTCCTTATAAAATTTGGTTGAAAAAGCATGGTCTGGCACCGATATGACAGGCCGAACCGCCCACCTGCTCCACCTCAATCAGCAAGGTGTCATAATCACAGTCAGTCTTGATAGACTTGACATGTTGGAAATGCTCGCTGGTTGCCCCCTTGTGCCAAAGCTCATCACGACTGCGACTGTAGTACCACATCTGCCTCATCCCTAGAGTCTTTTGGTAACTTTCTTCACTAAGATAAGCCAACATCAAAACGTCCTTGGTCTCATGCTCGAGGATAATAGCTGGAATCAAGCCAGCTTGCTTGTCAAAGTCAAGTTTTATCATCGTCCCACCTCCACACCTGCCTGTGCTAGAGCTTCTTTTAGTCGTGGAATCTCAATCTCTCCGTAGTGAAAGACAGAGGCAGCAAGCACACCTGTCACACTGGTCTTTTCAAAAACATCCGTGAAGTCAGCAAGGCTCCCTATTTTATGGAAATGCTGACGTGCTACCTGTAGATATTTGGTCGCAATGCGCTTACGTTTGTGGTCTTGCGGATTGTAGCTAGGCACTGAAGCGACTGCAAATTTACACAATCTAAAGTTGAGATTCAGCACCTCTAGCACCCCTGTCGCATACTCAATCAAAAGATCCTTGCCTACAATGCCCAAATCCGCCACCCCGTGGCGCACATAAGTCGCCACATCAGGCGCTTTGACCAAAAGAAAACGAAACGCTTGATCAGGGCTTTCAAAGATGAGATGACGTCCCTTATTCTTCATAAAAGACATGTCAAAGCCCGCCTGAGTCAGCAAATCCACCGTACTTTTTTTAATCCGCCCTTTCGTCAGAGCAATCGTAATCGTCATCTCAATCTCCTTTCTCAAAGGTCAGCTGGTCATGAATGGCTTGATAAACAGCGGCAATGTCAATCGCCCAGCCCACCGCCGTTAGCTCTGGCGCCCCAAAGCGCTCAAAGAGATGGTCATACCTGCCACCAGACATAAAAGCATGCGGCACATGAGCGTCAAAGACCCGAAACATCAAGCCATTGTAGTAAGGCATGCTAGCCGCCTGCGCCAAATCAAGCGCCACACTTGCTAAGTTGTCCTCCTGCCTTAAAACCTGCTCTAGCTCATCAAAGACAGCGAGCAAAGTCACATCGTCTGTCAGCTGTCGGCCCTCTCAAGCACCACGTCACCTTTGCCAAACAGATAAGACAACTCACGGATAAAAGCGTCAAAAGGACTAGGATTGTCCACCGTAAAACCATAAAGTCCTGTGATATTTTTATTGGCAATCAAGTTTTTTAGTTCAGACGTCTTTACCTCATCCAACTGCAAAGTGGTGAAGAGATGTTGTAAAATCTTGGCATGTGAAAATTCAAATGTGTAGTTAGTGACACCTGTGGCACGCAGGGCTGCGTTTGCGGTCTCAATCGCCTCATGCACCGCTAAGCTCGCCTCATAGCCCACAAGCTCAATTCCTGCCTGCGTGCTTTCATTTTCAAGCCCACGCAAATCCTCATGGCGTCTAAACACCTTTCCCGAATAAGAAAACTTAATCGGTGGCTTGACCTGTGTCGAATCAATGAGGCCCCAATCTGACTGGTCACATCAGGACGAAGCGTTAGAAGTGCCCCATCTGCACCAAAAAAAATGTACTGGTCTGACGCCACATGGTCGGAAAACACCTCAAAATGCTCAATCGTCGGCGTCTCAACCCGATTGAAGCCACGACCAATCAATAAATCACTCATGGTTCGCTCAATCTCATAAGACGCTCGTGCTCGTTTAAAGAGCTTATCGTGCATGCCTGTCGGCAAAGTTGTCTTATTCATCCCATCCTCCTTCTAGCGCATTAAGAACTGCATCATCTCCTCGTCCGTCCCGATAGAAATCCGCAGTAATCCTTGATACGCTCTACTTTTGGAAAATAGCGCACATAGATATGCTTACGCTCTAGCGCTTCAAAAACCTCTTTTGTTGTTTGCCTTGGCTTTGCGAGGACAAAATTTGCCTGACTAGTCACCACTTTCCAGCCCAAATCTGCTAAGTTTCTACTAAACCAGTCCCTCGTTCCTGCTACCTGTTGACAAGTCTTTTCATAGTAGCACCAATCCTCCACTGCAGCTGTTGCTAAAGTTTCCGCCAAACTATCCACCGCATAGGGATTAACCGAATTTTTGACCGCCTCCATGACGGCTATCAAGCGACGACTTCCGATACCGTATCCCACACGAAGCCCAGCCAAACTCGCATCCTTTGAAAACGTCCGTGTGATAAAGAGATTGTCGTACTTATCAAGTAAGGAAATCGCTGTCTGCCCACCAAAGTTGATATAAGCCTCGTCCACAATCACCACCATATCTAGGTGCGCTCTTAGCAACTCCGTAAGCTCATCAAGACTTTTCAAGCGCCCAGTCGAAGCATTGGGATTAGCAATGATAATACCACCACATTCTCCAACATAATTCGAAAAATCAATCTCAAAGTCATTCGTCAACGGCACTTCCTCACAAGGCACATGATAGAGATTTGCCCAGGCCTAGTAAAAACCATAGGTCAAGTCTGGAAATTTGACAGGCAGACTACTATTGAAAAAAGCCAGAAAAGCTTGTGACAAAATATCATCAGAGCCATTTCCCACGATGAGTTGTTCGCTTGACACCCCTAACTGCTGTGCTAAAGCGCTCTTGAGCCCTGCCTGCTCTAAACTGGAATAGCGAACTAAAGACTTAGCGTCAAAATTCTGCAAACCCTTAATTACCTTTGGGCTAGGGGGATAGGCATTTTCATTGGTATTGAGCTTTATCATCTCCTTATCTGCAGGTTGTTTTCCCGCCACATAAGGCGCAATCTGTCGTAGTCCTCTTATATTTGTCACAGCCAGCTCCTCTTTCTTCTCTTCATTCAGCGATAGTTTGAAAAAACAAAAACGCCCTCGCAAAAAAACTTTTGCAAGGACGTTTCCACGTGGTCCCACCTCGATTTAGCCAACTGTCACCAGCTGACTCTCTGTAAGTCTATCAACTTCTAGCGTGATAACGACCGCCAATCGTCAGACACTACTCGTACTCTTTCGCATCTGCACTCAAGAATATGTATCCGATACTCACATGCACTCTCTGTCCAAATCGTCTCAGACGTTTTTCTCTCTTCGCTTTGATTTAGATAAAATTTACTGAAATTTCTTAAAAATGCAAGCTAAAAACAGAATTTTCTTGAAAATAGTTTTTGACAATTCTTATCACGCAATACACATTTATGAAAATAAACAAGCAACCGCTTGACTCAAAATCTGTTGCGTATGATAGGGCTGTGTCAAAAATGGGCGATAATCCGCTACACACTGAGCCATTTTGTGATAAGTCTCTTCTGTCATCGTCTCAAGTACACGTTCCAGTTCATCAAAACTCGATACAACCAGACCTAAACCGTGCTTTTCGATAAGATCAGCCTGTGCAAAACCACGACGAGCCACTATAGGTAAGCCCGCTGCAAGATAAGTCCCCAATTTGTAAGGACTATAGATACGCATATAATCCAGATCATCATCACTATGCCAAACCAGCCCAAAGCCACCAGCTTCTGCTAACTTCGCCAGTAAAACCTCATCCTCAAAATATCCTTCATAGAGCACGTTTGCACACATCGGACGGGGGAGCTTTTGAGTGTAAAGACGAAGCGGTAGCGCAGATTGCCAATGATTGACAAAGTTAAAACGCTCAGGACTCCCTAAGAAATGTAGTTGTCGCTGAAAAGTTGGACTAACAAATGTCTTTTGAGTGAGATGATCCCATATACCTTGTACAACATATTTTTTCACTGTCAGCCCATGTTTTTTTAGCACCTCGTACATAGCAACAGACGGCACAATAATCACTTCAGCTTGATTGAGCATTGCGATAAATTGTGGCGCCAAAGGTCGACTTTCTTTATACATAACCGGTACATAGTCATGCAAAAAAATAATCACTCTTCTTTGCTGAGATTTAAGCCAACTGAGAAGATTGGCATCCACCGTGTAGTGATTCCATGTTGGAAATTGAAAAATAACAGCATCGCCTGCCGCCGTTTTTTTACCCAAATCATCTAGGCGCTTTAGCAGTTCCTCTAGACTATCTGGTTCTTGATGAGGTGTGGTGTACTTAGTATAGATAGGACACACCTCATAACCCAACTGACGACCGACATCTGCTATCATTTGCTGTGCCATACGTGCAACACTATCCTGTCTGTGGTTGGTCACACACGTCACATGTACTTTCATAATCTCTCCTTTGCTATTATAGCCTTATCACCTTTA encodes:
- the coaD gene encoding pantetheine-phosphate adenylyltransferase, coding for MTEKIGLFTGSFDPVTLGHIDLLTRSSKLFDKLYVGLFANLAKTNLFTMEERAHMLREALAPLLNVEVIMAQDELAVDVARRLGVTHLVRGLRSSKDLDYEAELAFFNHHLDDSIESVFLLAKPELSHVSSSRVRELIYFGADITPFVPESVLVEMENNSYDK
- the rsmD gene encoding 16S rRNA (guanine(966)-N(2))-methyltransferase RsmD, producing the protein MRVVAGTFGGRPLKTLAGQTTRPTTDKVKGAIFNMIGPYFEGGRVLDLYAGSGSLAIEAISRGMEAAVLVERNRKAQAIIEENIKMTKAASQFQLLKMEANKALDLLDGAFDLVLLDPPYAKEEIVKTIEHLEERGLLAEGALIVCETDKAVELPETIASVELWKQKTYGISKVSVYVS
- a CDS encoding alpha/beta fold hydrolase, coding for MTYQTQENWQQLMTYLPKEYRFTKDYHPKEEWWSWRGHEVHLDTFRDERAEAKLICFHGVGTNGRQISLVTGGPQSKRGYETIMIDMPTYGVTKVKNRKAVTYDDWVDLACDYIDYELARDSRPIFLYGLSAGGMETYHVAAKSKKVSGIIGMTFLDQRIAQVKQDTAYNATMGRFGVPMNTLLRKIGFGKLTMPMRYASKMSALVNDSGALELMLSDKTSAGNSASINFLDTYMNYTPAIEPEDFSVCPILLTQPERDRWTPLELSQPILDKIPKVKVKTVILPNGGHYPIEKEALDVMNQAIDDFISEQLPQDKSHLR
- a CDS encoding ArsR/SmtB family transcription factor gives rise to the protein MSQKTMQLLKQAIPVFDMLKDEKRQEILMLLFEQGATSVNKITEQISLSRPAVSHHLKLLSQAGLVFATKHGKERYYELQLGDTIEHLRNLLESLENDVKAK
- the hisE gene encoding phosphoribosyl-ATP diphosphatase: MLENLYQEAENRKNNPKEGSYTNYLFDKGLDKILKKVGEESSEVIIAAKNADKDEIANETADLLYHLAVMLVETGVTPEDVADVLKSRQGNQSRIHDRAKITDY
- the hisI gene encoding phosphoribosyl-AMP cyclohydrolase is translated as MIKLDFDKQAGLIPAIILEHETKDVLMLAYLSEESYQKTLGMRQMWYYSRSRDELWHKGATSEHFQHVKSIKTDCDYDTLLIEVEQVGGSACHIGARPCFFNQIL
- a CDS encoding nucleotide sugar synthetase-like protein; translation: MKVHVTCVTNHRQDSVARMAQQMIADVGRQLGYEVCPIYTKYTTPHQEPDSLEELLKRLDDLGKKTAAGDAVIFQFPTWNHYTVDANLLSWLKSQQRRVIIFLHDYVPVMYKESRPLAPQFIAMLNQAEVIIVPSVAMYEVLKKHGLTVKKYVVQGIWDHLTQKTFVSPTFQRQLHFLGSPERFNFVNHWQSALPLRLYTQKLPRPMCANVLYEGYFEDEVLLAKLAEAGGFGLVWHSDDDLDYMRIYSPYKLGTYLAAGLPIVARRGFAQADLIEKHGLGLVVSSFDELERVLETMTEETYHKMAQCVADYRPFLTQPYHTQQILSQAVACLFS